From a single Shewanella denitrificans OS217 genomic region:
- a CDS encoding YqcC family protein: MPYSRCKTHLVRLEALLKQQNLWSDSEPSPAALASTAPFSCDTMAFEEWLQFIFIPKLGAIVDAKQPLPSQMHLAPMASQVWQANPVYQPIIEQLIAMDDFINAAK, encoded by the coding sequence ATGCCTTATAGCCGTTGTAAAACCCATTTAGTTCGCTTGGAAGCCTTGTTAAAACAACAAAATCTGTGGAGCGATAGTGAGCCTTCGCCTGCCGCATTAGCCAGCACTGCGCCCTTTTCCTGCGATACCATGGCCTTCGAAGAGTGGCTGCAGTTTATTTTCATTCCAAAACTGGGCGCGATTGTCGACGCGAAGCAGCCATTGCCATCCCAAATGCACTTAGCCCCAATGGCATCCCAAGTCTGGCAAGCAAACCCTGTGTATCAGCCAATCATTGAGCAACTTATCGCAATGGATGATTTTATTAATGCCGCAAAATAA